The Polyodon spathula isolate WHYD16114869_AA chromosome 13, ASM1765450v1, whole genome shotgun sequence genome includes a region encoding these proteins:
- the LOC121325108 gene encoding 2-aminoethanethiol dioxygenase-like, producing MPRENMASLIQKIARQASTTFKNCGSSAIGENSKGFLENQAKLRNLLHEIRAEDLNIAPRKLDPSPISVPHNPPVTYMHICETGAFSMGVFLLKGGSSIPLHDHPEMNGMLKVLYGKVSISCFDKLDNPPDAASEAQFNPPVLPYQKDALRRSILRSIGEYTEHNGPCVLTPKKDNLHQINAVDGPAAFLDILAPPYDQDDGRDCHYYKVLENGDVKLETGEQKEMWLLEIPQPTDFWCGAEPYPGPQVTL from the coding sequence ATGCCTCGGGAGAATATGGCCTCTCTGATCCAGAAAATTGCCAGGCAAGCCAGCACAACTTTCAAAAACTGTGGTTCGTCTGCGATCGGAGAGAACAGCAAGGGGTTTCTGGAGAACCAAGCAAAACTCAGGAACCTCCTGCACGAAATCCGGGCAGAAGATCTCAACATTGCACCCAGGAAGCTCGACCCCTCTCCCATTTCTGTCCCTCACAACCCTCCCGTCACCTACATGCATATCTGCGAGACTGGTGCATTCAGCATGGGGGTCTTTCTGTTAAAAGGCGGGAGTTCAATCCCTTTACATGACCACCCCGAGATGAACGGCATGCTCAAGGTTCTCTACGGGAAAGTCAGCATCAGTTGCTTTGACAAGTTGGATAACCCGCCTGATGCCGCCAGTGAGGCGCAGTTTAACCCACCTGTGCTGCCCTATCAAAAGGACGCCCTGAGGAGGTCTATACTCCGGTCTATCGGGGAATACACAGAGCACAACGGGCCTTGCGTTTTGACTCCAAAAAAAGACAACCTGCATCAGATTAATGCCGTGGACGGACCGGCTGCTTTTCTGGACATCTTGGCACCCCCGTATGACCAGGATGACGGCAGAGACTGCCATTATTACAAAGTTCTGGAAAACGGAGACGTAAAATTGGAGACAGGAGAGCAGAAAGAAATGTGGCTGCTTGAAATCCCGCAGCCCACTGATTTTTGGTGTGGCGCAGAGCCATACCCGGGCCCCCAAGTTACTCTCtaa